One segment of Syngnathus typhle isolate RoL2023-S1 ecotype Sweden linkage group LG9, RoL_Styp_1.0, whole genome shotgun sequence DNA contains the following:
- the gdf3 gene encoding LOW QUALITY PROTEIN: protein DVR-1 (The sequence of the model RefSeq protein was modified relative to this genomic sequence to represent the inferred CDS: substituted 1 base at 1 genomic stop codon), translated as MSCLTSNPLDSDEGGRTRRNMPVQIKHTRKSPQILASDTAITEIEFSQRPPTEQLMLGIRSHHFREKQTKIFGAAMLPRPLRRHLINHTGRXPHLNQTFLRSTVEKTNMPGLLLLLVLVGVDAVPQQRLLLGALGLSERPFAGSRSGRSDVPPALLRIFRRSERVQADEIEACTVSEYGVRGNIIRYVQDQGGVIPGSGMVCPGCVDQHLFFNLAALESLEVLYLARLHVHFMSAARVAKLLQSGPTISAVLYKVVRPTLKGADPRANRRLLLSQSVRPGPEGVSVTLDVTSLAESWRRPARNYGLLLELRPLDTDPDQSWAAPSVQASLVVVSLHPQQCRSRQRRSATHSQPPVSPSNVCKARRLYVDFKDVGWQDWIIAPQGYMANYCHGECPFPLSDSLNSTNHAILQTLVHSLDPGSTPQPCCVPVRFSPISMLYYDNNDNVVLRHYQDMVVDECGCR; from the exons ATGTCTTGTCTTACGTCGAATCCATtggactctgatgaaggcggaagaacccgccgaaacatgcCAG TTCAGATAAAGCACACGAGAAAGAGTCCTCAAATCCTGGCATCAGACACTGCAATCACGGAAATAGAATTCAGCCAGAGGCCTCCCACAGAGCAACTGATGCTGGGAATTAGGAGTCACCACTTTCGG GAAAAACAAACGAAAATATTTGGAGCCGCCATGCTACCCCGCCCCCTCCGTCGCCATCTTATCAATCACACCGGGAGGTAGCCCCATTTAAATCAAACGTTCCTGCGCTCAActgtggaaaaaacaaacatgcctgggctcctgctcctcctGGTCCTGGTCGGCGTGGACGCTGTCCCTCAGCAGCGGCTCCTCCTCGGTGCCCTGGGTCTCTCCGAGCGTCCGTTCGCCGGGTCCCGATCCGGGCGCAGCGACGTCCCTCCGGCCCTCTTGAGGATCTTCCGGAGGTCGGAGCGCGTCCAGGCCGACGAGATTGAGGCGTGCACGGTGTCCGAGTACGGCGTGCGTGGCAACATCATCAGATACGTGCAAGACCAAG GTGGTGTCATTCCAGGTTCTGGCATGGTGTGCCCAGGCTGCGTGGACCAGCATCTGTTTTTCAATCTTGCCGCCCTGGAGTCATTGGAAGTCTTGTATCTGGCCCGGTTGCATGTCCACTTCATGTCGGCAGCCAGGGTGGCAAAGCTGCTTCAAAGCGGTCCCACCATCAGTGCTGTTTTGTACAAGGTGGTCCGGCCTACGCTGAAGGGTGCCGACCCTAGGGCCAACCGCCGTCTTCTTCTGTCCCAGTCGGTCCGGCCGGGCCCGGAAGGAGTGTCGGTCACTTTGGATGTCACGTCACTGGCTGAGTCCTGGCGCCGCCCGGCACGCAATTACGGGCTGCTTCTGGAACTTCGACCTCTGGATACTGACCCGGATCAGTCGTGGGCGGCGCCGTCCGTGCAGGCCTCTTTGGTGGTAGTGTCGCTGCACCCACAGCAGTGCCGTTCCCGGCAGAGGAGGAGTGCCACCCACTCCCAACCTCCTGTGTCGCCCAGCAACGTTTGCAAAGCCCGCCGCCTCTATGTGGACTTTAAAGATGTGGGCTGGCAAGATTGGATCATCGCACCACAAGGCTACATGGCAAACTACTGCCACGGTGAATGCCCCTTCCCTCTCAGCGACAGCTTGAACAGCACCAACCACGCCATCCTGCAGACTCTGGTTCACTCGCTGGATCCGGGCAGCACCCCTCAACCCTGCTGCGTTCCCGTCCGATTCTCGCCCATCTCCATGCTCTACTATGACAACAACGACAACGTGGTGCTGCGCCACTACCAGGACATGGTGGTGGACGAATGCGGATGTCGATGA